In Arthrobacter sp. CDRTa11, one DNA window encodes the following:
- a CDS encoding alpha/beta fold hydrolase translates to MEPIRAILLPGSVLPAQLAYGDLIQALGPEVQAVAKDMELYADDEPPPGWNLDTEVDGVLREADALGWEAFHLVGYSGGGAAALAFAARHPDRLRSLALLEPAWAGNWDWSPAHAELWKKYDELEALPPEQFMPAFMRLGVKPDVVLPPPPPGPPPPWMAKRPAGIKAFLQTFKSYDLARERLAAFPQPVFFALGGLSNPDDYGEIAGRLARVFFPDFHLEVFPHRHHFDPPHRIEPERLAELLRRHWEAAEGNPAAGPADFRVLPRVTSESGTAEILDDVRGDR, encoded by the coding sequence ATGGAACCGATTCGGGCCATCCTGCTTCCCGGGAGCGTGCTCCCCGCCCAACTGGCCTATGGCGATTTGATTCAAGCCCTGGGACCCGAGGTACAGGCCGTCGCGAAGGACATGGAGCTCTACGCCGACGACGAGCCACCGCCCGGTTGGAACCTGGACACAGAGGTGGACGGCGTGCTCCGCGAGGCTGATGCCCTCGGTTGGGAGGCGTTCCATCTGGTCGGCTACTCAGGCGGCGGCGCGGCGGCGCTGGCTTTCGCCGCCAGGCACCCCGACAGGCTGCGCAGCCTGGCGCTGCTGGAGCCCGCCTGGGCCGGCAACTGGGACTGGAGCCCTGCCCATGCCGAGCTCTGGAAGAAGTACGACGAGCTGGAAGCCCTGCCGCCTGAGCAGTTCATGCCAGCCTTTATGAGGCTGGGAGTTAAGCCCGACGTCGTCCTGCCGCCACCGCCGCCGGGTCCCCCGCCGCCGTGGATGGCCAAGCGGCCCGCGGGTATCAAGGCCTTCCTGCAGACTTTCAAGAGCTACGACCTGGCGAGGGAGCGCCTGGCCGCCTTTCCGCAGCCGGTGTTCTTCGCCCTGGGCGGGCTGAGCAATCCTGATGACTACGGCGAGATCGCCGGCCGGCTGGCAAGGGTCTTCTTCCCGGACTTCCATCTGGAGGTGTTCCCGCACCGCCATCACTTCGACCCGCCGCATCGGATCGAGCCGGAGCGGCTGGCCGAGTTGCTTCGGCGCCACTGGGAAGCGGCGGAAGGCAACCCGGCGGCGGGGCCTGCCGATTTTCGCGTCCTGCCGCGCGTCACATCAGAGTCCGGCACAGCGGAGATTCTGGACGACGTCCGTGGAGACCGTTGA
- a CDS encoding HoxN/HupN/NixA family nickel/cobalt transporter encodes MLGWGGLVLLAPSSSVPGVFGAELGLAGLGLTAYLLGLRHAFDVDHIAAIDGVTRKLSEQGRPSASVGFWFSAGHCSLVLVLSGLLTLGAHSLAAGPAAEGAAFQVFGLAGALVAGLFLVAIGIANLKPLLAVLKQRSLPPAASGLGEGTVPAVRTPVSMVLARTSWVTDRPGGMFLVGMLFGLGLDTTLEVAFLVIAAGGLLFANPFAPVMLPVLFAAGMILLDTLNGSFMSAAYNWASWRPDRRTHYNTVVTAIAVIAAFAVGSLQLASVVASASGRELVLEAGAGIIRDGGGYMLTCAFLITWSVWYVRHRRSPAAAI; translated from the coding sequence GTGCTCGGATGGGGCGGCCTGGTGCTGCTCGCTCCGTCATCATCGGTGCCTGGAGTGTTTGGCGCAGAGCTGGGTTTGGCGGGACTGGGGCTGACGGCATACCTGCTGGGATTGCGCCACGCCTTCGATGTGGACCATATCGCCGCGATCGACGGAGTGACGCGCAAGCTCAGTGAACAGGGCCGCCCCTCCGCATCTGTCGGATTCTGGTTCTCCGCCGGCCACTGCTCCTTGGTGCTGGTGTTGTCCGGGCTGTTGACGCTGGGGGCACATAGCCTCGCCGCCGGACCGGCAGCGGAAGGGGCCGCCTTTCAGGTGTTTGGCCTGGCCGGGGCCCTCGTTGCGGGACTTTTCCTCGTCGCGATCGGCATTGCCAACCTCAAGCCGCTGCTTGCTGTTTTGAAACAGCGCAGCTTGCCGCCTGCCGCTTCCGGCCTGGGCGAGGGAACAGTTCCCGCCGTCAGAACGCCGGTAAGTATGGTGCTGGCACGAACGTCGTGGGTAACGGACAGGCCCGGCGGGATGTTCCTGGTGGGGATGCTCTTTGGACTGGGCCTGGACACCACCCTGGAGGTTGCCTTCCTCGTGATTGCGGCGGGAGGGCTCCTGTTCGCGAACCCCTTCGCGCCGGTGATGCTGCCGGTTCTTTTTGCTGCCGGCATGATCCTGCTGGACACCCTCAATGGCTCTTTCATGAGCGCGGCCTACAATTGGGCATCATGGCGGCCTGACCGAAGGACCCACTACAACACGGTGGTCACGGCGATCGCGGTCATAGCCGCCTTCGCGGTGGGTTCCCTGCAGCTGGCCTCTGTCGTTGCCAGCGCGTCAGGCCGGGAACTGGTTCTCGAAGCTGGAGCGGGAATCATAAGAGACGGCGGTGGCTACATGTTGACCTGTGCCTTTCTTATCACCTGGTCCGTTTGGTACGTCCGGCACAGGCGGAGTCCGGCGGCAGCGATCTGA
- a CDS encoding sensor histidine kinase has product MTAYPALLALAVLGVSAAVSGLALLGVRRVRPSAVLMVFAGLAIISGAVLEATRGGYAPRLTFIIGGALLAPLALTAYPALTWRHPVDFVSLVVIGGSGVLAVVWAESDAAVTTMLLVIGCALIAHTWWKIERAPDRDRWALKWMALAGSLVVITMFISPFLQPGPVGEVIAYLAMSTVAPALYVGVRRPEVVDVRGLMVRFVVFVTAVVGYVALFMTVESLVEILGGRVPPPGTLAIIGAVAATTFHPLQVVLRAVVDVLLFGARPDPLGAATQVVGHIGDDPVLALRAIREALVLPYCALRLDGKTVAESGAAVTHTRTLPLALGPDRHGELAVGLRPGDLTLPPGDSHVLSLVAPLLAQTLRARALADELRESRGQAITAIEEERRRLRRDLHDGLGARLSGIAFTSDALRNTLRTDPTGAEDLLRTLRQETVTALEDIRGLVYAMRPPALDELGLVTALRQQALALRTPNGTPLRVDLRADRLQALPAAVEVAAYRIVVEALTNVARHSTSTNATVSLTLCEEALEIEITDDGSTGTPWQPGVGIASMRERAAELRGTLSAECTPRGGRVHAVLPIPP; this is encoded by the coding sequence GTGACCGCTTATCCTGCACTGCTCGCGCTGGCCGTCCTTGGCGTGAGCGCGGCCGTCAGCGGGTTGGCGTTGCTCGGCGTGCGGCGGGTCCGGCCGAGCGCCGTGCTCATGGTATTCGCAGGACTGGCCATCATCTCGGGGGCCGTTCTGGAAGCGACACGGGGAGGCTACGCACCGCGCCTGACGTTCATCATCGGCGGCGCGTTGCTGGCGCCGCTCGCATTGACCGCGTACCCGGCGCTCACCTGGCGCCACCCGGTGGACTTCGTCTCACTGGTGGTGATCGGAGGTTCGGGGGTCCTGGCGGTGGTCTGGGCAGAGAGCGACGCAGCTGTCACCACGATGCTCCTGGTCATCGGCTGTGCCCTGATCGCGCACACCTGGTGGAAGATCGAACGTGCCCCGGACCGCGACCGGTGGGCACTCAAGTGGATGGCGCTCGCGGGTTCACTGGTGGTGATAACCATGTTCATCAGCCCATTCCTGCAGCCCGGTCCGGTCGGGGAGGTCATCGCCTACCTCGCCATGAGCACCGTCGCACCCGCCCTGTACGTCGGGGTCCGCCGGCCCGAGGTGGTCGATGTCAGGGGCCTGATGGTGCGGTTCGTGGTTTTCGTGACCGCGGTGGTCGGCTACGTGGCCCTCTTCATGACCGTCGAGTCGCTAGTCGAGATCCTGGGCGGCCGCGTCCCGCCTCCGGGCACATTGGCCATCATCGGCGCCGTCGCGGCCACAACGTTCCATCCGCTGCAGGTGGTTCTGCGGGCCGTTGTGGACGTGCTCCTTTTCGGCGCGCGTCCGGACCCGCTGGGGGCGGCCACCCAGGTAGTCGGCCACATCGGTGACGACCCGGTGCTCGCACTGCGGGCGATTCGCGAGGCACTGGTCCTCCCGTACTGTGCGCTCCGCCTGGACGGAAAGACGGTCGCCGAGTCCGGGGCAGCGGTCACCCACACCAGGACGCTCCCGCTCGCCCTGGGCCCGGACCGGCACGGGGAGCTCGCGGTGGGGCTGCGGCCCGGTGACCTGACGCTGCCCCCGGGTGACAGCCACGTGCTCAGCCTGGTGGCGCCGCTGCTGGCCCAGACCCTGCGCGCCCGGGCATTGGCCGACGAGCTGCGGGAGTCACGCGGCCAGGCCATCACCGCAATCGAGGAGGAACGCCGTCGGCTGCGCCGCGACCTGCACGACGGCCTCGGCGCCCGGCTGTCTGGTATCGCGTTCACGTCGGATGCCTTGCGTAACACCCTGCGCACCGACCCTACCGGGGCAGAGGACCTGCTGCGGACCCTGCGCCAGGAGACAGTGACCGCGCTCGAGGACATCCGGGGGCTGGTCTACGCGATGCGGCCACCTGCGCTCGACGAGCTCGGCCTCGTCACCGCCCTGCGGCAGCAGGCACTTGCCCTGCGCACTCCTAACGGGACACCACTGCGAGTCGATCTGCGCGCAGACAGGCTGCAGGCGCTGCCCGCCGCCGTCGAGGTGGCGGCCTACCGCATCGTCGTCGAGGCGCTGACCAACGTGGCCAGGCACTCCACCTCGACTAACGCGACGGTCAGCCTCACACTCTGTGAGGAGGCCCTCGAGATCGAGATCACCGACGACGGGAGCACCGGTACGCCGTGGCAGCCCGGCGTCGGCATCGCCTCTATGCGCGAGCGGGCTGCGGAGCTCCGCGGCACGCTCTCCGCCGAGTGCACCCCCCGGGGCGGCCGGGTGCATGCCGTGCTGCCAATCCCGCCGTGA
- a CDS encoding cupin domain-containing protein: protein MEHDEAPRLTVVEPGQGREGPLGTIGVVFKLFGDDTHEQLSIVEHPFPVGALVPPHIHTREDEYSIVLEGEIGFRSGERQAVLGAGGYITKPRNELHTMWNAGKVPARMIEIISPAGFEHFFWGLADHLEAGPPDPELIEKLAADFGLQFAEAPWLPEIISRYNLTPPRPRG, encoded by the coding sequence ATGGAACATGATGAGGCTCCGCGGCTGACTGTCGTGGAGCCCGGGCAGGGACGCGAAGGACCGCTGGGGACCATCGGCGTCGTGTTTAAGCTTTTCGGGGACGACACACATGAACAGCTGTCCATTGTGGAGCATCCCTTTCCGGTGGGGGCCCTGGTGCCTCCCCACATCCACACCCGCGAGGACGAGTACTCCATAGTCCTCGAAGGAGAGATTGGTTTCCGGTCCGGTGAGCGGCAGGCTGTTTTGGGTGCGGGCGGCTACATCACCAAACCCCGGAACGAGCTGCACACCATGTGGAATGCCGGCAAAGTACCGGCCCGCATGATCGAGATCATCAGCCCGGCCGGTTTCGAACACTTCTTCTGGGGCCTCGCCGACCACCTGGAGGCCGGTCCGCCGGATCCGGAACTCATCGAAAAACTGGCGGCCGATTTCGGGCTTCAGTTCGCCGAGGCGCCGTGGCTGCCCGAGATCATCTCCCGCTACAACCTGACACCTCCCCGCCCTAGGGGATAA
- a CDS encoding NmrA/HSCARG family protein translates to MVSSSGGDSPGVVAVVGATGRQGSSVVRHLLNDGWQVRALTRNPSSDASQALLALGADIQKVDTEDPGSLRTPFQGAYGLFNVQNPQTIGFDAEVRQGRNVAEAAAEAGIRHVVYGAAGVGDQATGVGSWDSKLVIAQRFRELGLPLTVLRPMAFMELMTDKGYYPQFSTWHLMPKLMGPSRPVGWLSVDDLGAIAARMFADPERWSGAVLGLASDVRSIDECRTMWQERTGRRPRGLPMPEKLFERFVGKDLTTMWRWLRTGQFDMGTQATLDILPEARTVREWLAPQGK, encoded by the coding sequence ATGGTTTCTTCCTCTGGCGGGGACTCTCCCGGTGTGGTGGCAGTGGTCGGCGCGACTGGGCGGCAGGGATCGTCTGTGGTCCGGCATCTCCTCAACGACGGATGGCAGGTGCGTGCCCTCACCCGGAATCCATCCAGTGACGCTTCACAGGCGCTGCTCGCGCTCGGCGCCGACATCCAGAAGGTGGACACCGAGGATCCTGGCTCCCTTCGGACGCCGTTCCAGGGGGCCTACGGGCTCTTCAACGTCCAGAATCCGCAGACAATTGGGTTCGATGCTGAAGTGCGGCAGGGCCGCAACGTGGCGGAGGCCGCAGCTGAAGCCGGCATACGCCACGTGGTGTACGGCGCGGCAGGCGTAGGAGACCAAGCGACGGGCGTTGGCTCCTGGGACTCGAAGCTGGTCATCGCCCAGCGCTTCCGCGAACTGGGCCTGCCGCTCACGGTGCTGCGGCCCATGGCCTTCATGGAGCTGATGACGGACAAAGGCTATTACCCGCAGTTTTCCACCTGGCACCTGATGCCGAAGCTGATGGGCCCGTCCCGGCCGGTCGGCTGGCTGTCCGTTGACGATCTGGGTGCCATCGCCGCCCGGATGTTCGCCGATCCCGAACGGTGGAGCGGTGCAGTGCTGGGACTGGCATCTGACGTGCGGTCAATAGACGAGTGCCGCACCATGTGGCAGGAACGGACCGGGCGAAGGCCACGTGGGTTACCGATGCCGGAGAAGCTCTTTGAACGGTTCGTGGGAAAGGACCTCACCACAATGTGGCGGTGGCTGCGGACCGGGCAGTTCGACATGGGCACCCAGGCGACGCTCGACATTCTGCCGGAGGCTCGGACCGTTAGGGAATGGCTGGCGCCACAGGGCAAATAG
- a CDS encoding alkaline phosphatase D family protein — protein MDNISRRSLLSVGLGAGLVAALPGAAVATSIADDAGLRTDPFLLGIASGEPWPDGFVIWTRLALDPVAEDGLGGMPSRNVAVAWEVAEDPGMRTVVARGIEQARIETAHSVHVELKGLRPGREYFYRFRTGRHVSAVGRTLTSPAPHEMPAALAMAFASCSQYEHGYFTAYTRLAQDHPDLVLHLGDYMYEYKKDSYVIGGGNPRDHQGPETSSLAGYRQRHAQYKSDADLQAAHAIAPWLVVWDDHEVDNNWADEVPENNDAGQLNDTTERFRQRRAAAFQAYYENMPLRASSVPAGFDMKIYRTIQWGQLANFHMMDTRQYRDDQLAGDGWQKNVAERLAEDRTITGAEQEKWLLDGFKNSTQCWDILGQQVFFAEKDRNQAPEIDDVSMDGWDGYAASRRRITQGWVDANVRNAVVLTGDVHRNWANDIKVDYTDPASPVVGSELVCTSITSNGDGSGSTIDPVMAWNPHLKFYNDNRGYVNTKITKDALTADFRVLDYVTTPGSAVSTKASFTIQDGVPGLQS, from the coding sequence ATGGACAACATTTCGCGCAGATCCCTCCTTTCCGTCGGACTCGGGGCCGGGCTGGTCGCCGCTCTGCCGGGTGCCGCCGTCGCCACCTCCATAGCGGACGACGCCGGCCTCCGCACCGATCCGTTCCTCCTGGGCATCGCCTCCGGCGAGCCGTGGCCGGACGGCTTTGTGATCTGGACCCGTCTGGCGCTGGATCCGGTCGCCGAGGACGGACTGGGTGGAATGCCCTCCCGCAACGTCGCGGTCGCCTGGGAAGTGGCCGAGGACCCGGGCATGCGCACGGTAGTGGCCCGCGGCATCGAGCAGGCCCGGATCGAAACGGCCCACTCCGTCCACGTGGAGCTCAAAGGGCTCAGGCCGGGCCGTGAATACTTCTACCGGTTCCGCACCGGCCGGCACGTCAGTGCGGTGGGCCGTACCCTCACCAGCCCGGCCCCTCACGAGATGCCGGCGGCGCTGGCCATGGCGTTCGCCAGCTGCTCGCAGTACGAGCACGGCTACTTCACCGCTTACACGCGGCTGGCCCAGGACCACCCGGACCTGGTGCTGCACCTGGGCGACTACATGTACGAGTACAAGAAGGACAGCTATGTGATTGGCGGCGGAAACCCGCGCGATCACCAGGGCCCGGAGACCTCCAGCCTGGCCGGCTACCGGCAGCGGCACGCGCAGTACAAGTCCGACGCCGACCTGCAGGCCGCGCACGCCATCGCCCCGTGGCTGGTGGTGTGGGATGACCACGAGGTGGACAACAACTGGGCGGACGAGGTCCCGGAGAACAACGACGCCGGCCAGCTGAACGACACCACCGAGCGGTTCCGGCAGCGCCGCGCCGCCGCCTTCCAGGCGTACTACGAGAACATGCCGCTGCGGGCTTCCTCCGTGCCGGCCGGGTTCGACATGAAGATCTACCGCACCATCCAGTGGGGCCAGCTGGCCAACTTCCACATGATGGACACCCGGCAGTACCGGGACGACCAGCTCGCCGGCGACGGCTGGCAGAAGAACGTGGCCGAACGCCTAGCCGAGGACCGCACCATCACCGGCGCCGAGCAGGAGAAGTGGCTGCTGGACGGATTCAAAAACTCCACGCAGTGCTGGGACATCCTTGGCCAGCAGGTGTTCTTCGCCGAAAAGGACCGGAACCAGGCCCCGGAGATCGACGACGTCTCCATGGACGGGTGGGACGGCTACGCCGCTTCGCGCCGCCGCATCACCCAGGGCTGGGTGGACGCAAATGTCCGCAACGCCGTCGTCCTTACCGGCGACGTGCACCGCAACTGGGCCAACGACATTAAGGTGGACTACACGGACCCGGCCTCCCCCGTGGTCGGCTCGGAACTCGTGTGCACCTCCATCACGTCCAACGGCGACGGCTCAGGCTCCACCATCGACCCGGTGATGGCATGGAACCCGCACCTGAAGTTCTACAACGACAACCGCGGCTACGTGAACACGAAGATTACCAAGGACGCGCTGACGGCGGACTTCCGGGTCCTGGACTACGTCACGACGCCAGGATCCGCCGTCAGCACGAAGGCCTCCTTCACCATCCAGGACGGCGTGCCGGGGCTGCAGTCTTAG
- a CDS encoding S8 family serine peptidase, producing MKKTLVAGFAAAMMAFGAMNSAVVTNAAPPEPSHTPGQIMVKFRDNGAPAAGALRQHGLSEGTGIGSTGAHLITVPAGKELQLAEALSRNPAVEYAEPDPVVTAATTDQYFPRQYALQNTGQSFTNTSGTLTVDKGTPDADVDAVEAWTVTTGVDVKVAVLDSGVANDNPDINPKVVARANFTNGETGDDNYGHGTHVAGIIAATANNTLGVAGTCPGCSILDGKVLNDSGIGSSSGLADGINWAVSNGAKVINMSLGVRPSRTLESAVNNAWTKGAVLVGAAGNGGNQTKIYPGAYPNVIAVGATDNTDAKASFSTYGASWVDVAAPGANVYSTFPNHTFVLGTQNKRSFGYDVGNGTSMSSAIVAGVAALAWSSHPGDTQASVRYYVESTAEMKSGQATFWAHGRVNADKTVRAVR from the coding sequence ATGAAAAAGACTCTTGTGGCTGGGTTCGCAGCCGCGATGATGGCGTTTGGCGCAATGAATTCGGCTGTTGTGACTAACGCGGCGCCGCCCGAGCCATCCCACACTCCGGGGCAAATCATGGTCAAGTTCCGCGACAACGGCGCGCCTGCTGCTGGCGCCCTCCGCCAGCATGGCCTCAGCGAAGGCACGGGAATCGGCAGCACCGGTGCACACCTCATCACGGTCCCTGCCGGCAAGGAACTCCAGCTCGCCGAGGCACTCAGCCGGAACCCGGCAGTGGAGTACGCGGAGCCGGACCCCGTCGTTACGGCCGCTACAACCGACCAATACTTCCCGCGCCAGTACGCCCTGCAAAACACCGGCCAATCGTTCACCAACACCTCCGGCACACTGACGGTGGACAAGGGCACGCCGGACGCTGATGTGGACGCCGTTGAAGCATGGACCGTCACCACCGGCGTCGACGTCAAAGTTGCCGTTCTGGATTCCGGTGTTGCCAACGACAACCCCGATATCAATCCGAAGGTGGTTGCACGGGCCAACTTCACCAACGGGGAAACCGGCGACGACAACTATGGCCATGGCACCCACGTGGCCGGCATCATCGCGGCCACCGCCAACAACACCCTAGGCGTGGCAGGCACGTGCCCTGGCTGCAGCATTCTGGACGGCAAAGTGCTGAACGACAGCGGGATTGGATCGAGCTCAGGCCTGGCGGACGGCATCAACTGGGCTGTCAGCAATGGTGCCAAGGTCATCAACATGAGCCTCGGGGTGAGGCCATCACGAACGCTCGAATCTGCCGTCAACAACGCGTGGACTAAGGGTGCTGTGCTGGTGGGCGCGGCAGGCAACGGCGGCAACCAGACCAAGATCTACCCGGGGGCGTACCCCAACGTGATTGCCGTTGGCGCCACCGACAACACCGATGCCAAAGCGTCGTTCTCAACCTACGGAGCCAGCTGGGTGGACGTCGCGGCACCGGGAGCCAACGTCTACTCAACGTTCCCGAACCACACCTTCGTCCTCGGTACCCAGAACAAGCGGTCCTTCGGTTACGACGTCGGCAACGGCACGTCAATGTCGTCAGCTATCGTCGCCGGTGTTGCCGCGCTCGCCTGGAGCTCACATCCTGGCGACACTCAGGCATCAGTGCGCTATTACGTCGAATCAACTGCCGAGATGAAATCCGGCCAGGCGACCTTCTGGGCACATGGCCGGGTGAACGCAGATAAGACTGTCCGGGCTGTCCGCTAG
- a CDS encoding prephenate dehydratase, with amino-acid sequence MVRNIAYQGEPGANSHIACLEMYPDMEAVPCASFEDVFALVTAGEADLAMIPIENSIAGRVADIHALLPDSNLQIVGEHFLRIRFDLLGIPGSTIEQAREVHSHLHALGQCRKLIRSHGLKPVIAGDTAGSAREVREWNDPTKVSLAPPLAAGMYGLDVLATEVEDDPTNTTRFVVLGEKRPLPVRQELPESVITSLVFRVRNVPSALYKALGGFATNGVNMTRLESYMVGAEFAATMFLADVEGHPEDTPLSLALNELEFFTSEVRILGVYAAHPYRTGVESAAGPPAR; translated from the coding sequence ATGGTTCGAAATATTGCATACCAGGGTGAACCTGGGGCCAACTCACACATCGCCTGCTTGGAAATGTATCCAGACATGGAGGCAGTTCCCTGTGCCAGCTTCGAGGACGTCTTTGCGCTCGTCACGGCCGGTGAGGCGGATTTGGCGATGATTCCGATCGAGAACTCGATCGCCGGCCGCGTGGCTGACATCCATGCACTCCTCCCGGACTCCAACTTGCAGATTGTGGGTGAGCATTTCCTGCGGATCCGCTTCGACTTGCTGGGGATACCGGGGAGCACCATCGAACAGGCCAGGGAAGTGCACAGCCATCTGCATGCCCTCGGGCAGTGCCGCAAGCTGATTCGCTCCCACGGGCTGAAGCCCGTTATCGCGGGGGATACCGCCGGTTCGGCACGGGAGGTGCGGGAATGGAACGACCCAACCAAAGTCTCCCTGGCCCCACCGCTCGCCGCCGGAATGTACGGGCTTGATGTCCTCGCAACCGAGGTAGAGGATGACCCGACCAATACCACCCGCTTCGTGGTCCTTGGGGAGAAGCGTCCACTTCCCGTGCGCCAGGAGCTGCCGGAGTCAGTTATTACAAGCCTGGTTTTCCGGGTCCGGAACGTGCCCTCTGCCCTGTACAAGGCGCTCGGTGGATTTGCCACCAACGGCGTCAACATGACCAGGCTCGAAAGCTATATGGTGGGGGCGGAGTTCGCCGCCACCATGTTCCTGGCCGACGTTGAAGGGCACCCGGAGGACACCCCGTTGAGCCTGGCGCTGAACGAACTGGAGTTCTTCACGTCCGAGGTGCGGATTCTCGGCGTTTATGCAGCCCATCCCTACCGGACGGGCGTTGAATCCGCCGCTGGCCCGCCGGCCCGCTGA
- a CDS encoding response regulator transcription factor — MNLRVLIADDHPVVRGGLRALIETLEGLEVAGEAGDGETAVREAQLLRPDVVLMDVRMPGLDGVEATRRIRAAVPETAVLMLTMYDDDATVFTAMQAGARGYLLKGAGQEEIVAAIRAVVTGQAIFGPGVAARILGYFTAPPAPRPAPFPELTAREREILDLLASGRRTTAIAEALFLSPKTVSNHLTSIFAKLEVLDRAAAIIRAREGGLGT; from the coding sequence ATGAACCTCAGGGTGCTGATCGCGGACGACCATCCTGTCGTCCGCGGCGGGCTCCGGGCGCTGATCGAAACCCTGGAGGGACTCGAGGTGGCCGGCGAGGCAGGCGACGGCGAGACCGCCGTACGGGAGGCCCAACTCCTGCGGCCCGACGTCGTACTCATGGACGTCCGGATGCCCGGTCTCGACGGCGTGGAGGCCACCCGCCGGATCCGTGCCGCGGTGCCGGAAACGGCCGTGCTCATGCTGACCATGTACGACGACGACGCGACCGTCTTCACCGCAATGCAGGCCGGAGCCCGCGGCTACCTGCTCAAGGGGGCCGGGCAGGAGGAGATCGTCGCCGCCATCCGCGCGGTGGTCACCGGGCAGGCGATCTTCGGGCCGGGCGTGGCGGCACGCATACTGGGCTACTTCACTGCACCACCCGCGCCACGGCCCGCCCCCTTCCCGGAGCTGACCGCACGCGAGCGCGAGATCCTCGATCTGCTGGCATCCGGACGGCGTACGACGGCGATCGCCGAGGCGCTGTTCCTCTCCCCCAAGACGGTCAGCAATCACCTGACCAGCATCTTCGCCAAGCTCGAGGTGCTTGACCGGGCCGCCGCGATCATCCGCGCCCGTGAAGGCGGACTCGGCACGTGA
- a CDS encoding DUF1778 domain-containing protein encodes MPNTKSRRLELRTDESTDALITEAAELLHVTKSAFVADAARQAAQKVVSRADMTLMAPEVFDLMMASLDSPDESAELAELARLPRLIGR; translated from the coding sequence ATGCCCAACACCAAATCACGTCGGCTTGAATTGCGCACCGACGAGAGCACCGACGCCCTAATAACGGAAGCCGCCGAACTGCTTCACGTGACCAAGTCCGCGTTCGTGGCTGACGCGGCACGACAGGCTGCACAAAAGGTGGTCTCGCGGGCGGATATGACTCTCATGGCGCCCGAGGTGTTTGACCTCATGATGGCCTCCCTCGACAGTCCCGATGAGTCCGCGGAACTGGCGGAACTGGCCAGGCTCCCCCGGCTAATCGGCCGATGA
- a CDS encoding TetR/AcrR family transcriptional regulator, whose translation MRKRADQMDGTRQRIVEATSHLHATVGPARTTIAGIAEQAGVTRLTVYRHFPEDVDLFNACSAHWRSQQQLPDPAAWSAVGDPYGRLRLGLSDTYRFYREGADMLLRLHRDVDVLPEGLRRNLQDRDAHFRDVLLEPFSERRDDNTLRAVVGHAVSFWTWHSLCRQNGLTEEAAVEAMAALVAVVPS comes from the coding sequence ATGCGCAAGCGAGCGGACCAGATGGACGGCACGCGCCAACGCATTGTGGAGGCGACCTCCCACCTCCATGCCACCGTGGGCCCCGCACGGACCACGATTGCCGGCATCGCCGAGCAGGCGGGGGTGACCCGGTTGACCGTCTACCGGCACTTTCCGGAGGACGTTGATCTCTTCAACGCCTGTTCGGCCCATTGGCGGTCACAACAGCAGCTGCCGGACCCCGCAGCGTGGTCAGCGGTCGGCGACCCCTACGGCCGCCTGCGCCTGGGACTGTCCGATACCTACCGTTTTTATCGGGAAGGTGCAGACATGCTCCTGCGGCTCCACCGGGACGTGGATGTCCTGCCGGAGGGCCTGCGCCGCAATCTGCAGGACCGCGATGCGCATTTCCGAGACGTCCTTTTAGAGCCGTTTTCCGAGCGTCGGGATGACAACACCCTGCGGGCCGTTGTGGGCCATGCTGTCTCCTTCTGGACCTGGCACTCCCTGTGCAGGCAGAACGGGCTCACGGAAGAGGCGGCAGTTGAAGCGATGGCGGCGCTGGTAGCCGTGGTTCCCTCGTGA